The Lineus longissimus chromosome 2, tnLinLong1.2, whole genome shotgun sequence genome window below encodes:
- the LOC135483697 gene encoding uncharacterized protein LOC135483697, giving the protein MMAIGAVGYPPLLGFGLACLGHRIRLHHDDKEHQRFYVRSRLLCAVTYLNLGLAGPLKTFMSICYIQYGIFRCEFKRYRGPKSLSKITRRDRRCNVYRPNGLQELPKSCEDIRKRNKKAVLGNYVVYPQGNPHKPRRRHCNPYTFRGFKLPKSCKDISRSKRKWKTGNNVIYPLGSWGKLLNVYCSKLRTFVTLKKKNWSEFEKRHHNGGTWDFGTKVTFKKIQIRVSNDGKIKVIRNGKKPNFFKIERFSSHERMLPAYGMAASSHPIWNGDFKIDLRGTGLKVSSKTKWKGQCKSSRGKVRSAKHMNLRRKADDWITGKIRGRECYLFPRPSKNNKKWKHKGNVYLILS; this is encoded by the exons ATGATGGCGATCGGAGCAGTTGGTTACCCTCCTTTACTTGGCTTTGGCCTTGCATGCCTTGGGCATCGCATACGCCTCCACCACGACGACAAAGAACATCAGCGCTTTTATGTCCGAAGTCGCCTACTCTGCGCCGTAACTTATCTAAACTTGGGACTTGCCGGCCCATTGAAGACATTCATGAGCATTTGCTATATTCAATACGGAATTTTCCGCTGCGAGTTCAAAAGATACCGAGGGCCGAAATCGTTGTCCAAAATCACACGTCGAGATCGAAGATGCAATGTTTACCGCCCGAATGGGCTTCAGGAGTTGCCGAAGTCGTGTGAAGATATTCGAAAGAGGAACAAAAAAGCTGTGCTCGGGAACTACGTAGTTTACCCACAGGGCAACCCACACAAGCCTCGTAGAAGGCACTGCAACCCTTACACATTTCGCGGATTCAAGTTGCCAAAATCATGCAAAGATATCAGTAGATCTAAACGCAAATGGAAGACCGGGAACAACGTTATTTATCCGCTGGGAAGCTGGGGTAAACTATTGAATGTCTATTGTTCTAAGCTCAGGACATTCGttacattaaaaaaaaagaactgGTCAGAGTTCGAGAAGCGTCATCACAATGGCGGGACATGGGACTTCGGCACCAAGGTCACATTTAAAAAGATCCAAATCCGGGTATCAAATGATGGGAAA ATAAAAGTCATACGAAACGGCAAGAAAcccaattttttcaaaatagaaCGGTTTTCCAGCCATGAAAGAATGTTGCCTGCATATGGAATGGCGGCCTCATCCCACCCAATATGGAACGGAGACTTCAAAATCGACTTACGTGGAACTGGTCTTAAAGTGAGTTCCAAG ACAAAATGGAAAGGACAATGCAAGTCTTCCCGTGGAAAAGTCAGATCTGCCAAGCACATGAATCTGAGGAGGAAGGCAGATGACTGGATAACTGGAAAAATAAGAGGAAGAGAATGCTATTTGTTTCCGAGACCAtcgaaaaataataaaaaatggAAACATAAAGGCAACGTCTACTTGATTCTTTCCTAA